A window of uncultured Methanoregula sp. genomic DNA:
TGATGCGAATTGACAAGATACAAGGGCATCAGGTACGTGACGCCGGAAAAGAGCATGGTTATGATGAGGCAGGCAAGGATCCCGGACCGGAAGCTGGGGTTTCTTAACAGGACCGGGTCTATCAGGGGATCGGGATTCTTCCGCTCGATAAGCCAGTACACGAGCCCGAGCCCGATGCCTGCAGCAAACAACATAGCAAGAACAAAATCAGGAATACCGGGCACCTGAAAGAGAGAGATGGAGAGCAGGAGGCAGAGCAGGGCGGGGATCAGGCTTATCGGCCCGGCAAGCCGGAACGGTTTTTTTTCTGCCGGCGGCTCCTGCTGCGGGATGTAGTACCATGCGACGATGAACGCAATTATCACTATCGGGATATTGATAAAAAATATCCAGTTCCATACCATGAAGCCGGTGAAGAACCCGCCTATCCCGGGGCCGATGGCAAACCCGAGGGCGTAGAGCGAGATGAGCCAGCCAAGCGATCGGCCCCGGGATTCTTCCGGGAGAAATTCAGTGATGATCGCAGGCCCGATTGCCGAGAACATCGCAGCGCCGACAGCCTGGAGCATACGCGAGGCGATAAGGGTCTCGATGTTCTGCGAGATCCCACAGAAAAAAGATCCGAGCCCGAAGATCACAAGGCCCATGAGAAGGACCCGGCGGAACCCGATCCGGTCGCCGAGTTTGCCCATGATCAGGATCAGGCCGGTGATGGTCAGGGTGTACGAGAGGATCACGAGCGAACCCATGCCGATCGAAGTGTTGAGCGACTTGATGATCGTGGGGTTTGCGATGTTCACGATACTTAAGTCGATCGCCCCTAAGAGCGAGGAGAGGGCAACAGACAGGAGGATGAAACGCTGGCGGGTAAAAAAGCCGGAATCATCTCTCGGGGCGCGATGAAACAAACGGGGGATCATATTTCAAGCAGCGGATAAAAGTTCGTTATGCAGTATAAAAATCCATGGTTTATTAATTTACTGCCGAATTAATGCATGAATAAAAAGGAGCAGGATATCGCGTTTTTGGGGACCTGGAGGTCCCCGGAGAATTCCCGTGGATCCGTTTTTTTTACCGGGAACACCACGATTGCACAGATCCACACAGTACTCCTGCCACGCGAAAAAAAGAATTACACGGCCGGACTCAGGGCCGTGACACCGGGCCGTGCCGGGATCTTCCGGTCATCCCGCATCGGTACGATTCCTGTTGCTGCTGTTCTTTGCCCCGAAGATAAAATATAACAGGAGGCCGAGGAGCATCCAGGCCACAAACCGGAACTGGGTTATTTGCGGGAGCACCAGGATTAAAGCAACGCAGGAGCCGATGCAGAGGACCGGGATCCACGGCATGGCCGGGCACCGGAACGGCCGGTTGCGCAAAGGATCGGTCCGGCGCAGGACCAGAACGCCGATGGCAACGATAATGAAGGCCGCAAGGGTCCCAATATTGACAAGTTCGGCGATAACGTCCAGGGGAACGAAACCGGCCAGGAGTGCGGTTACCAGTCCGACCACGAGCGTGACTTTGGCCGGGGTCCCAAACGTTGCATGGATCTCGGAAAAGAATGCCGGGAGCAGGCCGTCCCGGGCCATGGCAAAGAAGATCCGGGTCTGACCGTACAGGGTGACGAGAATGACTGACGTGATCCCGCACAGGGCCCCGATCGAGACAAGGGCAGCCCCCCAGGTGATCCCGATCCGGTCCAGCGCAAATGCTACCGGGGCGCTGGTCCGGAGGAAATCAGGGCAGGGCACCATACCGGTCAGGACTGCTGCTACTGCCACGTAGAGGATCATGACGATAATAACGGACGCGATGATTCCCCGGGGCAGGTTCTTCTGCGGTTCTTTTACTTCCTCGGCCGCGGTCAGGACCGCATCAAAGCCGATATAGGCAAAGAAGACGATCGCGGCACCGGCAAGAACGCCGCTCCAGCCAAACGGCATGAACGGGTGCCAGTTCACGGCATCGATATGGCTGTAGCCAAGGGCAAGGAAGAGCAGGATCACGGCAATATTGATGACAACGATGAGGGTGTTCAAGCGTGCGCTCTCCTTCATCCCGATGATGAGGACCGCGGTTATGGCAAGGATGATGAGCATGGCCGGGACATTTACGAGGCCTTCTGAAACCCCCGGGGGGTTGACGAGCGCAGCCGGAAGAGAGATCCCGACATCGCCAAGCAGGCTGACAACATAGGCCGACCATCCGACTGCCACTGCGGAGATCGAGACCGCGTACTCGAGGATTAAGTCCCAGCCGATGATCCAGGCCCAGATCTCGCCAAGCGAGGCATAGCAGTAGGTGTACGCGCTGCCGGCAACCGGGACCATTGCGGAGAACTCGGCGTAACAGAGGGCTGCAAGGATGCAGATGAGGCCGGAGATGACAAACGAGAGGATGATTGCAGGGCCCGAATACTGGGCAGCCGCAACGCCCGTGATGACAAAGATGCCGGTGCCGACAACCGCCCCTATCCCGAGAAGGACCAGTTCATAGGGCTGGATCACGCGCCTTAAGGAATGTTCTCCCTGGCAGTGCTCCATGAGGTGCTCTATGGGTTTTGTCCGGAACATGGTGTGCGTTTTCAGAAAATCAAAAAACGAGATCATACCACCTGCCCGAAAAAGTCAGTTCTCTGGCGGGGCTGCAGGCTGCAGGAGCCATCCGTCCCCGCAAGGCCCTGCTCCCCCGGCTGCAGGAAAGATATTCCCGGAAGAACCGCAGGGGGAACTGCCGGGCGGGCAGTCTGGAAAAACCAGGTACAAACCACCGTTCTTCCCGCAGACATACAACGGAATATGGGTAAGATTTTCGGATAAATACGGCGATGAATGAAATTTTTTTTGCACTTATTCAAAAACCGTGGATCCGACGGGAAAACCGGCCCGCGGACAATTGACGGGCCGCCATTCATCCGGGAAAAACAGACCATGATTGCCGGTAAACGGGGATGAACGGCCGGTAGGGACGGCAGGTATTGTTCATTCCGCCCTGGCAGAGCCGGGTAACTTCAGCTTTTTTCCGGCTGCCGGCCGGGAAACGATGAACAGATGTATTTTTCTCATTTTCCGGTTCCGGGACAAATCATTCGGCACCATCTCCCAATCCTGGGATATGGCGGATGGCAGAGATCAGGATGCAGGCGAGGATGAGAATTAAGAAAAACTGAATAACCGCATGGATACCGACAGGCCAGAACATGAGTTCGTACGTCATCGGCACCGGGGGATAGAACAAGACGCTGCCATCCCGGAGCCCGGCCCGCTGGCCAAGCATGAACAGGGCCATTGAAAGATTATAGATAATGAATGTGATCACTGACACCAGGGCAGGCTGATTGGTCCTGCAGGGAGGATTTTTAAAACAGAGCAGGGCGATTACGACCGCCAGCGGGAACCAGAGAAACGCAACAAACCCAAAAAGAATATTTTCAGGAAACCTCTCCATATGCACAAAAGCCACGCATGCAAGGGAGATGATTGCAAGGATACATGCAAAGGCCAGACGCCGGCCCGGAATTCTCTCCTGTTCAAGCACCCGGGCCAGCTCCCAGGCTACAAACGCAATGAACAGTGCCGGAATCACCACAAACAGGACATAGAAGAAGGGTCCTTCCGGAACATTGGTCATTTGTTGCAACCCCCCGGTATGTTGATGCCTGGATATGGTTGGATAAAGAGGACCCGGAAGAACTTCACCCGGACCTCCCGAGAGGTACTCTTCATTCCGGCCCGGCCGGTTCCCGGGCCGGCATTGCACGATCGGGCAGGCCCGTTACCGGCAGCTCGGGAATTATCCGTACCGGTGCGGGTTCCGCAAGCGGGATTGCGCCGTTCTGCCGGTTGTTGCTCTTCTTTACCCCGTACAGGAAATAGACCACGAGGCCGATGGCAAGCCAGAGGACAAAGAGCTGGTGGGAGAGGGTGTTTAAGTGGAATATCAGGAATAAGCAGAACCCGATGCAGAGGACCGGGATGACCGGGACCAGCGGGCACCGGAACGGGCGCACGAGTTCGGGCTTGTGGTACCGGAGCACGATAACACCGAGAGCAACGATCAGGAATGCAACGAGTGTCCCGATATTCACGAGTTCGGCAACAATCGAGAGCGGGAAGAACCCGGCAACAAGGGACGTGACAACACCCGTGAACAGCGTGACGTTTGCCGGTGTCCGGGTCACCGGGTGGATAGCCGAGAAGAGGCCCGGCAGGAGACCGTCCCGGGACATGGCATACAGGATCCGGCTCTGCCCGAAGATCATGACCAGCAGCACCGAGGTCATGCCGCAGATGGCGCCGACCGAGATGAGTGCCGCAGCCCAGGAGAAGCCGATGTGCTCGAGGGCAAACGCGATTGGGGCGTTCACGGCCGCGGGGAGTGCCAGGTCCGACCAGGGAATGATGCCGGTGAGGACAATGGCGACAATGACGTACAGGACGATTGCCACGAGAAGAGACCCGATTATACCAATCGGCATGCTCTTCTGGGGATTTTCTGTCTCTTCGGCTGCAGTGACAACGGCATCGAAGCCGATGAACGCAAAGAAGACCACCGCGGCGCCCGAGAAGACGCCGAACCACCCGAGCGGCGGCATGAACGGTTCCCAGTTTGCGGGCTGGATCGCACCGGCGCCGAGCACGATGAAGAGGAGGATGACAAAGATCTTGACGGCAACAATGACCGCATTGGCTTTTGCGCTCTTCCCGGTCCCGCGGATGAGGAGAAATGTCAGGATAAGAACAATGAGGATGGCCGGGATGTTGATGATGCCCCCGTCCGTTCCGAGCGGATGCGAGAGCGCTGCCGGAAGCGGGAACCCGGCCGACGTGAGGAAGGCGCAGAAGTACCCGGACCAGCCGATGGCAACGGCCGAGATCGCAAGCCCGTACTCCAGGATGAGATCCCAGCCGATAATCCAGGCCCAGATCTCCCCGAGCGCCGTGTAGCAGTACGTGTACGCGCTCCCGGCAACAGGGATCATGGCAGCAAATTCCGCATAGCAGAGGGCTGCAAAAAGACACGCGATACCGGCAATGATAAACGAGATCGGGAGTGCATTTCCTGCATGAAGTCCTGCTGCAACACCGGTCAGGACAAAGACACCGGTGCCGATGATCCCCCCAACCCCCATGATAACCAGGTCCGCTGGCCTGAGCACGCGTTTCAGGGCCGGCCTCCCGGCCGTACCGGACCCGGGTTCCCCGATGGCTTTTCGCCGGAACATAGGGTGACTGAATAAATCCATACCTGACATAAGAGCCGCCGTACCCGGCCCCCTGCCACGCCCGTATCCGGCCCCGTCAGCAGTTCCCGGGATTATGTAGGAGTACTCGGAGCGGGTATTGGATAAATGAAAGGTTGGGTGAAAATTTTTTTTCACTCAAATCCCGCGTATTTTCTAAAACCAAGGCAGATTCTCACTGCAAATTTTTTTTCAGTCAACGCCTCATTTATGTGAGAACGGGAAGAAAGAATCCTACCTTCCGGGCCCGGAGAGGGCTTACCAGATAACCCGGATGGGGGACATTACCATGGTCCTTCTTGAGACACTGAACTATACCATACTCGCAAACCTTGCACTGAGCCTGCCGATCGCGATAATAAGCATCTGGGGATATTTCCGGCTCGGGAAAATAACACCGCTCTATTTCGGTGCCGCCTATTTCCTCTTCTCCCTTTCCCACAGCATCCAGCTCTTCGAGATACCGGGAATTTTCCAGGCAGCGATCATCCCGATGAGGGTCTGCGGGTACTTCCTTGTGGCAGGGGGACTCTTTGGCCTTCTCCGGGAGATAATCGAACGGACAAAAGCCGAGGCTGCACAACGGGCAAGCGAGGAGCACCTATCCGCAGCCTTTGCCCAGACAGCTGTAGGCATTGCAGAATTCCTGCCAAACGGAACCATCTGCCGGTATAACCGTAAATTCAGCGAAATCCTCCGGGGAGAGAACACCGACTGGCTTAAGGAATCGATCTGGGATTGCTTAACCCCGAACGATTACAAGGATCACCGCAGCGGGTTCGAATCGGTCCTGCTTGGAGCAAGTACGGAGTATTCCTGCGAGATGCAGGTGACAAGGAAAGACCGGTCCCGCATCTGGTGCAAGGTCTCGCTCTCCGCGGTGAAGGCAAAAGACGGCAGGCCGGACAATTTTACCCTTGTCCTGGACGACATCTCCGATCTCAAGCATGCCGAGGAGGAGCTCTCCCAGCTCAATAGCCGGCTCGAAGAGCGGGTCCGCGAACGGACGATTGCGCTCCAGGAGATAAACGAGCGGCTCACCCGTGAGATCGACCAGAGGCGGGAGGCCGAAGAGCGGCTGAAAACATCCCTGCAGGAGAAAGAGATCCTCATAAAAGAGATCCACCACCGGGTCAAGAACAATCTCCAGGTGATCATAAGCCTCCTGTACCTGCAGGCCCAGAACATCAACGACCCGGCCCTTGCCGGGGCGCTGACCGACAGCCAGACCCGGGTCAAATCCATGGCGCTTGTCCACGAGAAGCTGTACCAGTCGCACAATGTGAGTTCGGTTGATTTCCAGGCATATCTTGAGAACCTGGTATCAAATCTCCTGATAGCCTACGATATTGACCGGACGCGGGTCCGGGTCACGATCGCGGTTAAGGATCTCAGCCTTCCCTTGAACCCGGCCATATCGCTCGGGCTCATGATGAACGAGCTGATCTCCAATGCATTGAAATATGCCTTCCCCGATGGCAGGACCGGCACCCTTGAGATCACCGGAACCGCAGACGAAGAGATGATCCGGATCCGGATCCGGGACAATGGCAGGGGAATTCCTGAGAACTTTGACTGGAAGAATGCCAAATCCCTGGGCCTCCACCTGGTCCAGATGCTCACCCGGCAGCTGAAAGGATCCGTTGAACTCTCGCGGAACGGGGGCACGGAATTTGCAATAACCATCCCGGCCCAGGCAGGAGCTGGTGCAGTATGACCGTGCCCACCGTTATGGTTGTCGAGGATGAACTGATCATTGCAGAGAACTTGAAAGTCACCCTGACCGGTATGGGCTACGAGGTTCCCCCGGTTGCAGGAACCAGCGACGAGGCACTCAGCACAGCCGACAGCTGCCTCCCGGATCTCATCCTCATGGATATCATCCTTGAGGGCTCCCCGATCGACGGGGTCGAGACCGCCCGCCGGATCCGGAGCCGGCACGATATCCCGGTCGTCTTTGTGACCGCGTATGCCGACGATGAGACCCTGGAGCGGGTCAAGGTCACGGAACCTTCGGCCTATATCCTCAAGCCATTCAATGAGCGGGAATTGTACTCTGCCATCGAACTGGCCCTCCACCGGCACCGGATCGAGCAGGAGGTCAAGAAACGGGATAATATTCTCTTTGCCATCAGTTTTGCAGTAGAATATTTCCTCCGGCACCAGAAGGAGAGCCGGAGTGCAAAGACCGGCCAGGCGGATACGTTCGAGCGCGGGATCCTCGAGATCCTCGAACACATGGGGCTCGCGGTCGAGGCCGGCTCGGTTGCCATTTTCCGGATGAACTCGGGGGAGGAGGCCGTCAGCGGGGCAAAGATCCAGTATATCTGGGTGGACCCGGCAACGCATCTTGTCCAGCCGTGTGGCAAGGATACGCAGATAACCTTCACCAAATCCCTCTGGCGCTCCCTGCTCGCCACCGGGAATTACATCTCCGGAAACATCGCGCTCTTCCCGGAAGAGGAGCGCCGTTTCTTCGAGCAGGCCGGGATCTCATCGGTCGCCATCATCCCGTTGTTCCGGAACGATATGCTCTGGGGCTTCATCGGGTTCTCCACAACGGTTCTTCGCCAGTGGTCCGAGACCGAGATGGAAGCGCTCAGGGTTGCCGGGAATA
This region includes:
- a CDS encoding amino acid permease; the encoded protein is MFRTKPIEHLMEHCQGEHSLRRVIQPYELVLLGIGAVVGTGIFVITGVAAAQYSGPAIILSFVISGLICILAALCYAEFSAMVPVAGSAYTYCYASLGEIWAWIIGWDLILEYAVSISAVAVGWSAYVVSLLGDVGISLPAALVNPPGVSEGLVNVPAMLIILAITAVLIIGMKESARLNTLIVVINIAVILLFLALGYSHIDAVNWHPFMPFGWSGVLAGAAIVFFAYIGFDAVLTAAEEVKEPQKNLPRGIIASVIIVMILYVAVAAVLTGMVPCPDFLRTSAPVAFALDRIGITWGAALVSIGALCGITSVILVTLYGQTRIFFAMARDGLLPAFFSEIHATFGTPAKVTLVVGLVTALLAGFVPLDVIAELVNIGTLAAFIIVAIGVLVLRRTDPLRNRPFRCPAMPWIPVLCIGSCVALILVLPQITQFRFVAWMLLGLLLYFIFGAKNSSNRNRTDAG
- a CDS encoding MFS transporter, which encodes MFHRAPRDDSGFFTRQRFILLSVALSSLLGAIDLSIVNIANPTIIKSLNTSIGMGSLVILSYTLTITGLILIMGKLGDRIGFRRVLLMGLVIFGLGSFFCGISQNIETLIASRMLQAVGAAMFSAIGPAIITEFLPEESRGRSLGWLISLYALGFAIGPGIGGFFTGFMVWNWIFFINIPIVIIAFIVAWYYIPQQEPPAEKKPFRLAGPISLIPALLCLLLSISLFQVPGIPDFVLAMLFAAGIGLGLVYWLIERKNPDPLIDPVLLRNPSFRSGILACLIITMLFSGVTYLMPLYLVNSHHLDQFTAGLIMTIPALCSIIAAPVAGSLADRHGSVLVSLVSVTLMAAGFLIFVTFNAMTVIIVIVAGLLVTRVSTTSFFGPNGRLIMNHCPKGTTGTGSGVMMLVRNMGIVLGVGFFQTVFAIRMYLAGIPRNGLPLVPRITPELSRIGYQAVYIVAFCLCIFVILLLRKTKEKPDTP
- a CDS encoding amino acid permease: MFRRKAIGEPGSGTAGRPALKRVLRPADLVIMGVGGIIGTGVFVLTGVAAGLHAGNALPISFIIAGIACLFAALCYAEFAAMIPVAGSAYTYCYTALGEIWAWIIGWDLILEYGLAISAVAIGWSGYFCAFLTSAGFPLPAALSHPLGTDGGIINIPAILIVLILTFLLIRGTGKSAKANAVIVAVKIFVILLFIVLGAGAIQPANWEPFMPPLGWFGVFSGAAVVFFAFIGFDAVVTAAEETENPQKSMPIGIIGSLLVAIVLYVIVAIVLTGIIPWSDLALPAAVNAPIAFALEHIGFSWAAALISVGAICGMTSVLLVMIFGQSRILYAMSRDGLLPGLFSAIHPVTRTPANVTLFTGVVTSLVAGFFPLSIVAELVNIGTLVAFLIVALGVIVLRYHKPELVRPFRCPLVPVIPVLCIGFCLFLIFHLNTLSHQLFVLWLAIGLVVYFLYGVKKSNNRQNGAIPLAEPAPVRIIPELPVTGLPDRAMPAREPAGPE
- a CDS encoding response regulator encodes the protein MTVPTVMVVEDELIIAENLKVTLTGMGYEVPPVAGTSDEALSTADSCLPDLILMDIILEGSPIDGVETARRIRSRHDIPVVFVTAYADDETLERVKVTEPSAYILKPFNERELYSAIELALHRHRIEQEVKKRDNILFAISFAVEYFLRHQKESRSAKTGQADTFERGILEILEHMGLAVEAGSVAIFRMNSGEEAVSGAKIQYIWVDPATHLVQPCGKDTQITFTKSLWRSLLATGNYISGNIALFPEEERRFFEQAGISSVAIIPLFRNDMLWGFIGFSTTVLRQWSETEMEALRVAGNIVGALME
- a CDS encoding histidine kinase dimerization/phosphoacceptor domain -containing protein, whose translation is MVLLETLNYTILANLALSLPIAIISIWGYFRLGKITPLYFGAAYFLFSLSHSIQLFEIPGIFQAAIIPMRVCGYFLVAGGLFGLLREIIERTKAEAAQRASEEHLSAAFAQTAVGIAEFLPNGTICRYNRKFSEILRGENTDWLKESIWDCLTPNDYKDHRSGFESVLLGASTEYSCEMQVTRKDRSRIWCKVSLSAVKAKDGRPDNFTLVLDDISDLKHAEEELSQLNSRLEERVRERTIALQEINERLTREIDQRREAEERLKTSLQEKEILIKEIHHRVKNNLQVIISLLYLQAQNINDPALAGALTDSQTRVKSMALVHEKLYQSHNVSSVDFQAYLENLVSNLLIAYDIDRTRVRVTIAVKDLSLPLNPAISLGLMMNELISNALKYAFPDGRTGTLEITGTADEEMIRIRIRDNGRGIPENFDWKNAKSLGLHLVQMLTRQLKGSVELSRNGGTEFAITIPAQAGAGAV